Proteins encoded by one window of Planctomycetia bacterium:
- a CDS encoding proton-conducting membrane transporter, with product MPLFHFHDANLILPDGLAWVMAGLVVFIVANVTVYSQRYLAGDRRQARHQGTMLLLAVTTIIMVFSNHLLLLLTAWAVSNALLVKLMIHQPLWKAARQSGWLALKTFGVGLVLLGAGFWLLAEGAGTALISNLMQNQSELNTMSVAGLVLIALAALTQSAAWPFHRWLISSLNSPTPVSALMHAGLVNGGGFLLVRFASVYATQPMLLQFLFVAGLITAVLGTFWKLLQTDIKRMLACSTMGQMGFMLMQCGMGLFAPAISHLCWHGLFKAYLFLSAGSYIREQRSRARAAALTPAGILVAIIAGVVGAATFAIICGTPFSLADTRCLMLALAMMVTTQLAVGLLGERIHIIRVLGTMLACTLAGGLYGLSILLVDSALASLHRIAPQPMNVLYLSGLGMITLMWLAMLFDIPARVQQLRWWKKLYVAALNASQPHATTITATRTAYQY from the coding sequence ATGCCGCTGTTTCACTTTCACGATGCGAACCTCATTCTGCCTGATGGCCTGGCATGGGTCATGGCGGGATTAGTGGTGTTCATCGTTGCCAATGTGACCGTGTATTCACAACGCTATCTGGCGGGGGATCGGAGGCAGGCACGTCATCAGGGAACCATGCTACTGCTGGCTGTAACCACTATCATCATGGTCTTTTCCAACCATCTGCTGCTTCTGCTCACAGCCTGGGCTGTCAGCAACGCACTTCTGGTGAAACTGATGATTCACCAGCCGCTATGGAAGGCTGCCCGTCAGTCCGGTTGGCTGGCCTTGAAAACGTTCGGCGTGGGTCTGGTTTTGCTCGGTGCAGGTTTCTGGTTACTAGCGGAAGGAGCGGGTACTGCCTTGATCAGCAACCTGATGCAAAACCAGTCTGAACTGAACACCATGAGTGTGGCGGGGTTAGTGCTGATTGCCCTGGCTGCCTTGACTCAATCTGCTGCCTGGCCTTTTCATCGCTGGTTGATTTCTTCACTGAACTCGCCCACACCGGTCTCAGCCCTGATGCATGCCGGGCTGGTGAATGGTGGCGGTTTTCTGCTGGTGCGTTTCGCGTCTGTCTATGCCACGCAGCCGATGCTCCTGCAATTCCTTTTTGTCGCCGGGCTGATTACGGCCGTGCTGGGCACGTTCTGGAAACTGCTGCAGACAGATATCAAGCGCATGCTGGCCTGTTCCACCATGGGTCAGATGGGGTTCATGCTGATGCAATGCGGGATGGGTCTGTTTGCCCCCGCCATTTCGCATCTGTGCTGGCATGGTCTTTTCAAGGCCTATCTGTTTCTGAGCGCCGGGTCTTACATACGGGAACAACGCAGCCGCGCCCGGGCTGCCGCCTTAACGCCTGCAGGCATACTTGTTGCCATCATCGCGGGTGTAGTCGGGGCTGCGACCTTTGCCATCATCTGTGGAACACCCTTCAGCCTGGCCGATACGCGTTGCCTGATGCTTGCCCTGGCAATGATGGTTACCACTCAGCTTGCTGTGGGATTACTGGGTGAGCGAATCCACATCATCCGGGTATTGGGTACCATGCTGGCCTGTACTCTCGCCGGTGGACTGTATGGCTTGAGTATCCTGCTGGTGGATTCTGCCCTCGCTTCGCTACACCGCATCGCACCTCAGCCCATGAATGTCCTTTACCTGTCTGGATTAGGCATGATCACGTTGATGTGGTTAGCCATGCTTTTCGATATTCCCGCCAGGGTTCAGCAACTTCGCTGGTGGAAAAAACTCTATGTGGCAGCGCTCAACGCAAGCCAACCCCACGCCACCACCATTACCGCAACCCGAACCGCTTATCAGTATTAA
- a CDS encoding RNA polymerase sigma factor yields the protein MPNPFTEIVDESTDVDLVEQARHGSRDALEKLVLRHQSWIYNIAVRMVFHAQDAEEVTQEVLIKAITRLSTFKGESLFRTWLYRITANHVLNMKRRGGERMHQSFSSYAQAINETPDLDLPDPKSVPVEVPLLVEEAKISCTTGMLLCLDRKQRLIFTLGEIFGASDTVGSEILEMSADNFRQSLSRARHDLYQFMHGQCGLVNANNPCRCPKKTKGFIEAGHVDPGQLQFVPLHMRRISEAAEGIVRTIENTVDEQYAAIFREHPFLEPKNQFDWLQQLLDQGDFGKALQLN from the coding sequence ATGCCCAATCCCTTTACCGAAATCGTCGATGAATCGACTGATGTCGACCTGGTTGAGCAGGCCAGGCACGGCAGCCGTGACGCCCTGGAAAAACTGGTACTGCGACATCAATCGTGGATTTACAACATTGCCGTCCGCATGGTCTTTCACGCGCAGGATGCGGAGGAAGTGACGCAGGAAGTGCTGATCAAGGCCATCACCCGTCTGAGTACGTTCAAGGGAGAAAGCCTGTTTCGGACCTGGCTCTACCGCATCACGGCCAACCACGTGCTGAACATGAAGCGGCGCGGCGGGGAGAGAATGCATCAGTCATTCTCCAGTTACGCCCAGGCCATCAACGAAACACCTGACCTTGATCTCCCAGATCCCAAGAGCGTGCCGGTCGAGGTGCCGCTGCTGGTCGAAGAGGCCAAAATCTCCTGCACCACCGGGATGCTGCTTTGCCTCGACCGCAAGCAACGGCTGATCTTCACCCTCGGCGAAATTTTCGGAGCCAGCGATACGGTCGGCAGCGAAATCCTGGAAATGTCCGCTGACAATTTCCGGCAGAGCCTCTCTCGCGCCCGCCACGACCTTTACCAGTTCATGCACGGCCAGTGCGGTCTGGTCAACGCAAACAACCCCTGTCGCTGCCCGAAGAAGACCAAGGGCTTTATCGAGGCGGGACATGTCGATCCCGGACAGTTGCAATTCGTCCCGCTTCATATGCGACGTATCTCGGAAGCGGCAGAAGGTATCGTGCGGACCATCGAGAATACCGTGGATGAACAATACGCGGCGATCTTCCGCGAGCACCCGTTTCTCGAACCGAAGAACCAGTTCGACTGGCTGCAGCAACTGCTCGACCAAGGCGATTTTGGGAAAGCCCTTCAACTCAACTGA
- a CDS encoding DUF2309 domain-containing protein, with amino-acid sequence MFVQTQSARRASSATNPERISIKELVTSASDMVAPVWPLKTFIAVNPLQGLEHLPFEQAVLEADRQRMASSDACSGRERVNREMIKWCAAYFDEGQATIGMPGREQGLYQSFRDLARFDARLNSDLHSTQLLEVLPESPEAAIVQCLRELGIAREEQEDFVRQSLAALPGWSGYVKWKELWQNRAEFARRPATLVEYVAVRLILTRILWPGVKAQNAADTPKPSFLEDMPVREKRYRTTLLQQLALQTGTTAITTKKRPKAQLVFCIDVRSEPFRRSIEAQGSYDTLGFAGFFGLSVQVKKYGEEQSYDSCPVLLKPQHQVGEQACDTPSGCVKRHERGRSLLRMPTRFYQWLKYNFTTPFALVEMLGPWFGVQMLAQSIMPARLSNLAEAVRSRVVPPVLTEPVLDDITLTQQADYGEAALRMMGLTENLAPLVVFCGHGSSTTNNAYASALDCGACGGNHGGGNARILAAILNRHEVRSALAERGLLIPSDTLFVAGEHDTTTDQVELFQQQSLSEQHQEQLSHLQTDLAKAREANAQTRTRTFGLPSLTGQKAVRETVRRSSDWAEVRPEWGLARNAAFIVGPRELTRHLNLDGRCFLHSYDWKTDPEGKFLTTILTAPMVVAQWINSQYLFSTLNNVAYGSGSKITHNVAGKLGVMQGNASDLMHGLPLQSVYAAHDQPYHEPLRLLTVVYAKRTTVDSIIQKQDVLKKLFGNGWVTLACIDPTDHQPYLLNRDLKWSYHAE; translated from the coding sequence ATGTTTGTGCAGACCCAGTCCGCCCGACGAGCCAGTTCTGCAACGAACCCGGAAAGGATTTCCATCAAGGAACTGGTCACCAGTGCCAGTGATATGGTGGCCCCCGTCTGGCCCCTGAAAACCTTTATTGCCGTGAATCCGCTTCAAGGACTGGAACATCTGCCTTTTGAGCAGGCAGTTCTGGAGGCAGATCGGCAGCGCATGGCAAGCAGCGATGCTTGCAGCGGTCGTGAACGGGTGAATCGCGAAATGATCAAGTGGTGTGCCGCCTATTTTGATGAAGGGCAAGCAACCATCGGTATGCCGGGCCGCGAACAGGGGTTGTACCAGTCCTTCCGAGATCTGGCACGCTTCGATGCTCGTCTGAATTCTGATCTGCATTCGACCCAACTGCTCGAAGTGTTGCCGGAATCGCCGGAGGCAGCCATCGTGCAATGCCTGCGGGAACTGGGAATCGCACGAGAAGAACAGGAGGACTTCGTCAGACAGTCCCTGGCGGCATTGCCCGGGTGGTCAGGCTATGTGAAATGGAAAGAACTCTGGCAGAATCGCGCAGAGTTTGCCCGGCGTCCAGCCACCCTCGTGGAGTATGTTGCAGTTCGATTGATACTGACACGGATCCTGTGGCCGGGAGTCAAGGCACAGAATGCCGCTGATACTCCCAAGCCATCCTTTCTGGAAGATATGCCAGTCAGGGAAAAGCGGTATCGTACCACGCTGCTGCAGCAGTTGGCATTGCAGACCGGAACAACCGCTATCACGACTAAGAAGCGGCCGAAGGCTCAACTGGTCTTCTGTATCGATGTTCGCTCTGAACCATTCCGGCGGTCTATCGAAGCACAAGGCTCCTATGACACCCTGGGGTTTGCAGGATTCTTCGGTCTGTCTGTGCAGGTGAAGAAGTATGGTGAAGAACAATCCTATGATTCCTGCCCGGTACTGCTCAAGCCTCAGCATCAGGTGGGTGAGCAGGCATGCGATACCCCATCTGGTTGTGTGAAACGGCATGAAAGGGGTCGTTCGCTGCTCCGGATGCCGACCCGGTTTTATCAATGGCTCAAGTACAACTTCACCACACCTTTCGCCCTCGTGGAAATGCTGGGCCCCTGGTTTGGCGTGCAAATGCTGGCGCAGAGCATCATGCCTGCCCGCTTATCGAACCTGGCAGAAGCAGTTCGCAGCAGGGTAGTTCCGCCGGTATTAACGGAACCTGTACTCGATGACATCACGCTTACTCAGCAGGCCGACTATGGTGAAGCAGCACTACGCATGATGGGTCTCACAGAAAACCTGGCTCCCCTGGTGGTATTCTGCGGGCATGGCAGCAGCACTACCAACAACGCCTATGCCTCGGCTCTGGACTGCGGTGCATGCGGAGGCAATCACGGCGGGGGGAACGCACGGATTCTGGCTGCCATCCTGAATCGCCATGAAGTGCGTTCTGCTCTGGCTGAACGAGGATTGCTTATCCCATCGGATACGCTGTTTGTTGCCGGTGAGCATGATACCACTACGGATCAGGTCGAGTTGTTCCAGCAACAGAGCCTTTCCGAGCAGCACCAGGAACAATTAAGCCATTTACAAACCGATCTGGCCAAAGCCCGGGAAGCCAACGCACAAACACGAACCCGAACCTTTGGCCTGCCTTCGTTGACGGGCCAGAAAGCGGTGCGGGAAACCGTCAGGCGAAGCAGTGACTGGGCGGAAGTACGGCCGGAATGGGGACTGGCACGAAACGCAGCTTTTATCGTCGGGCCCAGGGAACTGACACGGCACCTCAACCTCGATGGTCGCTGTTTCCTCCACTCCTACGACTGGAAGACCGATCCGGAAGGCAAGTTTCTGACCACGATCCTTACTGCACCCATGGTGGTAGCACAGTGGATCAATTCCCAGTATCTCTTTTCAACTCTCAACAACGTCGCTTACGGCTCAGGAAGCAAGATCACGCACAACGTAGCTGGCAAGCTCGGCGTGATGCAGGGTAATGCCAGCGACCTGATGCATGGACTTCCGCTGCAATCAGTCTATGCCGCCCATGATCAGCCTTACCATGAACCACTGCGTCTGCTGACTGTGGTGTATGCGAAGCGCACCACGGTAGATTCCATCATCCAGAAACAGGATGTATTGAAGAAACTCTTTGGCAATGGCTGGGTCACCTTGGCTTGTATTGACCCGACCGATCATCAACCTTACCTGCTCAATCGCGACCTGAAGTGGAGTTACCATGCTGAATAA
- a CDS encoding ParB/RepB/Spo0J family partition protein: MTDKRRLGRGLDALLGGSSATTATAVASNSSTLTMALDRIHANPQQPRKDFDEDDLDALKDSLRTHGLLQPILVRPCENGYQIIAGERRYRAAREVGWSEIPVHVVDFNDQKVFEAALVENLQRSDLNPIEKAQGFQDYLQRYQVTQDELAKVVGLDRSTVANMIRLLELAPAVQEAVRHGQISAGHARALLPVEDPVRQTTLMQEIIAKGLSVRQVESLIKSEEPAVTATAKNAESQPVKTAHVQQIEDELRQRLSTKIAIRLRSHDKGQFVIHFENQDDFERVVQALRGEMQRQAA; encoded by the coding sequence ATGACAGATAAACGCCGTTTAGGTCGCGGCCTGGATGCATTGTTAGGTGGCTCCTCAGCCACCACAGCAACAGCAGTTGCCAGCAACAGTTCCACGCTGACGATGGCGCTGGATCGCATTCATGCCAATCCACAACAGCCACGCAAAGACTTTGATGAGGATGATCTCGATGCATTGAAAGACAGTCTGCGTACGCATGGCTTGCTGCAGCCCATCCTGGTAAGACCCTGCGAGAATGGCTACCAGATTATTGCTGGCGAACGCCGATACCGGGCAGCTCGTGAAGTAGGCTGGTCAGAGATTCCAGTACACGTGGTTGATTTCAACGATCAGAAAGTTTTCGAAGCAGCCCTGGTCGAAAACCTGCAGCGCAGTGATTTGAATCCCATCGAGAAGGCACAAGGCTTTCAGGATTATCTGCAGCGTTACCAGGTAACACAGGATGAACTGGCCAAGGTCGTTGGCCTCGATCGTTCGACCGTTGCTAATATGATACGCCTGCTCGAACTTGCACCTGCAGTGCAGGAAGCAGTGCGACATGGACAGATCAGCGCTGGCCATGCCAGGGCTTTGCTTCCCGTGGAAGATCCCGTCAGGCAGACCACGCTGATGCAGGAGATTATTGCCAAGGGTTTGTCGGTTCGGCAGGTCGAATCTCTGATCAAATCAGAAGAACCTGCTGTGACAGCGACTGCGAAAAACGCTGAGTCACAACCTGTGAAAACTGCCCATGTTCAGCAGATTGAAGATGAGCTGCGACAGCGATTATCTACCAAGATTGCGATACGATTGCGCTCGCACGATAAGGGCCAGTTTGTCATCCATTTTGAGAATCAGGATGATTTCGAACGGGTAGTGCAGGCACTGCGAGGAGAAATGCAAAGACAAGCAGCGTGA
- a CDS encoding DUF1330 domain-containing protein — protein MPAYVVFMREKTLDQSELEVYWEKVAGTLDGRPLKVLVAYGKHLTLEGPDVEGVVIAEFPTLEEARNWYESPAYQEAAQHRHRGAIYRGLIVEGV, from the coding sequence ATGCCCGCTTACGTGGTGTTCATGCGTGAAAAGACGCTCGACCAGTCTGAACTGGAAGTCTACTGGGAAAAGGTTGCAGGGACGTTGGATGGCCGCCCGCTGAAGGTGCTTGTCGCCTACGGTAAGCATCTGACGCTGGAAGGACCAGATGTTGAAGGGGTTGTTATAGCTGAGTTCCCGACCCTGGAAGAAGCCCGCAACTGGTACGAAAGCCCGGCTTACCAGGAGGCAGCCCAGCATCGTCATCGTGGTGCCATTTATCGTGGCTTGATTGTCGAGGGAGTGTGA
- a CDS encoding glucose 1-dehydrogenase, with protein sequence MSKLQCKVALVTGASKGIGAGIARELAAAGAAVVVNYASDRNGAESVVNAIIAGGGRAIAIQADVAKSADVARLFERAKEAFGSLDILVNNAGVYHAMPVADLTEQEFHRQINVNLLGPLLVIRESLRHFGPDGGSIINIGSVASRSHPPGYSIYSASKAGLDAVSGVLAKEFASRKIRVNSVNPGATLSEGTKEAGLYGVGNNIEKQLIAMTPLGRMGTPEDIAKVVAFLASDDSGWLTGEVILASGGLR encoded by the coding sequence ATGTCGAAATTGCAATGCAAAGTGGCTCTCGTAACGGGAGCGTCCAAAGGCATTGGAGCGGGAATCGCCAGGGAACTTGCCGCTGCTGGTGCGGCAGTTGTGGTGAACTACGCGAGCGACCGAAATGGCGCGGAATCCGTGGTCAATGCGATTATCGCTGGGGGTGGCCGTGCCATCGCGATTCAGGCGGATGTCGCGAAGTCCGCCGATGTCGCCCGGCTTTTTGAGCGGGCGAAGGAAGCCTTTGGCTCTCTCGACATTCTGGTCAACAATGCCGGAGTCTATCACGCCATGCCTGTCGCGGATTTGACAGAGCAAGAGTTCCATCGCCAGATCAACGTCAACCTGCTCGGGCCGTTGCTGGTCATCCGCGAATCGCTCCGGCACTTCGGACCGGATGGCGGAAGCATCATCAATATCGGCTCCGTTGCCTCGCGCTCGCATCCGCCCGGATACTCAATTTACTCCGCCAGCAAAGCGGGCCTCGATGCCGTGAGCGGCGTGCTGGCCAAAGAATTCGCCTCCCGAAAAATTCGCGTGAACTCCGTCAATCCCGGTGCCACGCTCAGTGAAGGAACGAAGGAGGCGGGGCTCTACGGTGTTGGAAATAACATTGAAAAGCAACTCATTGCCATGACCCCGCTGGGACGAATGGGCACGCCGGAAGATATTGCCAAGGTCGTCGCGTTTCTTGCCTCGGATGATTCCGGCTGGTTGACCGGCGAAGTTATCCTCGCATCCGGCGGGTTGCGCTGA
- the polX gene encoding DNA polymerase/3'-5' exonuclease PolX — MDKMQVARILDDCGTLLALKGENDFRCRAYHAGSRAIENYEGDFVGKVQRGELEHVPGIGETLQAKIKEIVTTGKLLFHEKLLAEIPPGLLEMLKIAGLGPKKIAILHQELKINSVAELEKACQAGTIAKLKGFGEKTQAKILEGIAFLGQVGNRYLISDAEQTGIKLLELVRSVPGVIRSELCGSLRRRKETIADLDVLVSAKDADKVMEAFTTGAEVKQVLGRGPTKSSVLLSNGMQADIRVVEDASFAFALHYFTGSKEHNIAMRQRAIDQGLRLNEYALDEKRKLKAHTEEELFAHLGLDYIPPELRENTGEILAASEHRLPVLITLDDLQGTLHCHTTYSDGANTLEEMAQAAKVLGLKYLGIGDHSQSLNVARGLTPERVKKQWKEIDALNEKLKGFQLLKGTECDILPDGSMDFEDKLLAGFDYVVASVHTHFTLSREQMTERVIKAIRNPHVDILGHATGRLLLRREGYSMDIDAVMKAAAETGTIIEINAHPARLDLDWLHVKQARSLGVKFAINPDGHSITEIALIKYGIDVARRGWLTKADVVNTLPWGKLRKLLKRYQ; from the coding sequence ATTGACAAAATGCAGGTCGCCAGGATTCTGGATGATTGCGGTACGCTGTTGGCGCTCAAAGGGGAAAACGATTTCCGTTGCCGGGCTTACCATGCAGGTTCGCGTGCCATTGAGAACTATGAAGGAGACTTTGTCGGCAAAGTACAGAGGGGTGAACTGGAACATGTGCCTGGCATTGGCGAAACGCTGCAAGCCAAGATCAAGGAAATCGTCACCACCGGCAAGCTGTTGTTTCACGAGAAACTATTGGCGGAGATTCCGCCGGGCCTGTTGGAGATGCTGAAGATTGCAGGGCTGGGGCCGAAGAAGATTGCCATCCTCCACCAGGAACTGAAGATCAACTCCGTCGCAGAACTGGAGAAGGCTTGCCAGGCTGGCACCATTGCCAAGCTCAAAGGGTTCGGCGAAAAGACCCAGGCCAAGATACTCGAAGGCATCGCCTTCCTTGGACAGGTCGGCAATCGCTACCTCATCTCCGATGCAGAGCAGACCGGGATCAAGCTGCTGGAACTGGTACGCAGTGTACCTGGAGTGATTCGGTCAGAACTGTGTGGCAGCCTGCGCCGTCGCAAGGAAACCATTGCTGACCTGGATGTGCTGGTGAGTGCAAAGGATGCTGACAAGGTCATGGAGGCATTTACGACTGGTGCTGAGGTCAAGCAGGTTCTTGGGCGTGGACCTACCAAGTCGAGCGTGCTCCTGAGCAATGGCATGCAGGCTGATATCCGTGTGGTGGAAGATGCATCCTTTGCTTTCGCACTGCACTACTTCACCGGCAGCAAGGAACACAACATTGCCATGCGGCAACGAGCTATTGACCAGGGGCTTCGACTCAATGAGTATGCCCTTGATGAAAAAAGGAAGCTGAAGGCACACACCGAGGAAGAGTTGTTCGCCCATCTGGGGCTGGACTACATCCCGCCCGAACTGCGTGAGAACACCGGTGAGATTCTGGCTGCCAGTGAGCATAGGTTGCCGGTGTTGATTACGCTTGATGATCTGCAAGGCACGTTGCATTGTCACACCACCTACAGCGATGGCGCCAACACCCTGGAAGAAATGGCGCAAGCCGCCAAGGTTCTGGGGCTGAAGTACCTGGGCATAGGCGATCATTCGCAATCTTTGAATGTGGCTCGTGGCTTGACGCCGGAACGGGTGAAAAAGCAATGGAAAGAGATTGATGCACTGAACGAAAAGCTGAAAGGCTTCCAACTGCTCAAGGGTACCGAGTGCGACATCCTGCCTGATGGCAGCATGGATTTTGAAGATAAGCTGCTGGCTGGGTTCGACTATGTCGTAGCCAGCGTGCATACCCATTTCACGCTGAGCCGGGAGCAGATGACCGAACGGGTCATCAAGGCGATCAGAAACCCACATGTCGATATACTGGGCCATGCCACCGGCCGACTGCTTTTGCGACGAGAAGGCTACTCCATGGATATTGATGCAGTCATGAAGGCTGCTGCGGAGACAGGGACGATCATTGAAATCAATGCCCATCCAGCCCGTCTTGACCTCGATTGGTTGCACGTGAAACAAGCCCGGTCGCTCGGTGTCAAGTTTGCCATCAACCCCGATGGCCATTCCATTACTGAGATTGCCTTGATTAAATACGGCATCGATGTCGCCCGGCGGGGTTGGCTCACGAAGGCTGATGTGGTGAACACGTTGCCCTGGGGCAAATTGAGGAAGTTGCTGAAACGCTACCAGTAA
- a CDS encoding polysaccharide biosynthesis protein — MIRNAVLFRVDGTRAGGWESFSRCLTFAYALQRRRRPAHFLSRLEPSLLGALVKKGDNQWLSAEAQVGTPDDLEEITREIRRLRPAAVVIDDPNCSPEYLAEITALGPMVFCMDNEASYRMASQLVVHPMLNKSITEYDVCPGSQVLAGPRYAIVRPGIRRIRPIRGQEPPEPFRCVVSLGDDPANWTSRTVKALLPLKQLSRIDILARMGHPKLKQWEDLAEAHKGRVTVSIDTQDQSRRISRCHFAVTEADTGSLELACVGVPMLIMVQKEVYWPTAQRLEEEGAANLMGWHEAIKENTVRMAAENIMKDAAERRLMARAGRALIDGRGPDRLVTALEIMLHPSRSIDLREAA; from the coding sequence ATGATTCGCAATGCAGTTCTGTTCCGAGTGGATGGTACACGTGCTGGTGGCTGGGAATCGTTTTCCCGCTGCCTGACTTTTGCTTATGCCCTGCAGCGCCGGCGTCGCCCGGCACATTTCCTCAGCAGGCTGGAACCTTCCCTGCTGGGAGCACTGGTGAAAAAAGGCGACAACCAGTGGCTGAGCGCTGAAGCTCAGGTGGGCACGCCTGATGATCTGGAAGAGATCACGCGTGAGATTCGTCGTCTGCGTCCAGCTGCTGTGGTCATTGATGACCCGAATTGCAGTCCGGAATATCTGGCAGAGATAACGGCCTTGGGGCCAATGGTTTTCTGCATGGACAACGAAGCAAGCTACCGGATGGCCAGCCAGCTGGTGGTGCATCCCATGCTGAACAAATCCATTACGGAATACGATGTCTGTCCCGGATCACAGGTTTTGGCTGGCCCACGCTATGCCATTGTCAGGCCGGGCATTCGCCGCATTCGTCCTATTCGAGGTCAGGAGCCACCCGAACCATTCCGCTGCGTGGTCTCTCTTGGGGACGATCCCGCCAACTGGACCTCACGCACCGTCAAGGCACTGCTGCCTTTGAAGCAGCTGAGTCGAATTGATATTCTTGCCCGCATGGGTCATCCCAAACTGAAGCAATGGGAAGACCTGGCGGAAGCCCACAAGGGACGGGTGACGGTATCGATCGATACGCAGGATCAATCGCGGCGTATCTCCCGATGTCATTTTGCTGTGACGGAAGCAGATACCGGCTCGCTGGAACTGGCCTGTGTTGGCGTGCCCATGCTCATCATGGTGCAGAAGGAAGTCTACTGGCCAACTGCTCAGAGGCTGGAAGAAGAAGGGGCTGCCAACCTGATGGGCTGGCATGAAGCCATCAAGGAAAATACGGTTCGCATGGCGGCCGAGAACATTATGAAGGATGCTGCGGAACGGCGTTTAATGGCTCGCGCTGGTCGTGCCCTGATTGATGGCCGAGGCCCGGATCGCCTGGTGACAGCACTTGAAATCATGCTGCATCCATCGCGCAGTATTGATCTGCGGGAAGCAGCATAG
- a CDS encoding LysR family transcriptional regulator, which translates to MSFFIDSLQLKSFIAISETGTFGQAAATVNRTQSALSLQIKKLERELGCELFDRTNRRVALTPQGELFLGYAKRMMQLQWEAYSRLREPEVEGEIHFGTPEDFATHYLPDVLASFRQHHPRVVLNVSCDLTLNLNEGFQRGEYDVILAKRDPQRVIGGTKVWREPLVWAAADGYQPEEPLSLVLAPQPCIYRARALAALNRAKRSWHISYVSPSLAGTIAAVKAGLGITVLPVHMIPQGIHQIRKEIKLPRLADAEIALMKSEELSKIADMFVEHIVQSLEKISVQSA; encoded by the coding sequence ATGTCCTTCTTCATCGATTCTCTGCAGCTCAAGAGCTTCATTGCCATTTCAGAAACGGGAACCTTCGGCCAGGCAGCCGCCACCGTCAATCGAACCCAGTCTGCCCTGAGCCTGCAGATCAAAAAACTGGAAAGAGAACTGGGCTGTGAGTTGTTTGACCGGACCAACCGCAGAGTGGCACTCACCCCGCAGGGGGAGTTATTTCTCGGCTACGCCAAGCGCATGATGCAGTTGCAGTGGGAAGCCTACAGCCGGCTTCGCGAACCGGAAGTGGAGGGGGAAATACACTTCGGCACTCCGGAGGATTTTGCCACGCACTATCTGCCTGACGTGCTGGCCAGCTTTCGGCAACATCATCCACGAGTAGTACTGAATGTCTCCTGCGATCTGACGTTGAATCTGAACGAGGGCTTTCAGCGCGGTGAATATGATGTCATTCTTGCCAAGCGTGATCCGCAGCGAGTGATTGGCGGCACGAAAGTCTGGAGAGAACCACTGGTGTGGGCCGCCGCGGATGGCTACCAGCCTGAAGAGCCGCTATCGCTGGTGCTGGCTCCTCAACCCTGCATTTACCGGGCACGGGCCTTGGCTGCCTTGAACCGCGCTAAACGCAGTTGGCATATCAGCTATGTCAGCCCCAGTCTCGCAGGGACCATTGCAGCCGTCAAAGCAGGCCTGGGCATTACCGTTCTTCCGGTACATATGATCCCGCAGGGTATTCATCAGATTCGGAAAGAAATCAAACTGCCACGACTAGCCGATGCAGAAATCGCACTGATGAAGTCGGAGGAACTCTCGAAGATTGCAGATATGTTTGTGGAACACATCGTGCAAAGCCTGGAAAAAATATCGGTGCAATCAGCGTGA